One genomic window of Fusarium verticillioides 7600 chromosome 2, whole genome shotgun sequence includes the following:
- a CDS encoding deoxyhypusine hydroxylase: MSPSADTPETSNSADSTVLSLRKSLCSEDTPLPIRFRALFSLKHVATTSDDDSTRIAAIEAIAAGFTSPSALLKHELAYCLGQTGNPAAVKPLRQVLADLKEDPMCRHEAAEALGALGWADNLDILREYRDRKEEDISIIETCEIAIQRIEWENSEERRKEKLRPSDFASIDPAPPMPESEQKAEVEELGHKLMDTNLPLFLRYRAMFALRDLASPPDLPTAVPAVLALAKGLSDSSALFRHEIAFVFGQLSHPASIPALTEALSDVNEASMVRHEAAEALGSLGEEEGVEATLRKFLHDKEKVVRESCIVALDIAEYEKGGEAEYALIPETAGVSV; this comes from the exons ATGTCTCCTTCTGCTGATACTCCAGAGACCTCCAACTCCGCCGATTCCACGgttctgagcttgaggaaatCCCTCTGTTCTGAGGACACCCCTCTTCCCATCCGTTTTCGTGCTCTTTTCTCACTGAAGCACGTTGCGACCACCTCGGATGACGATTCTACAAGGATCGCGGCCATTGAAGCCATTGCTGCCGGATTCACCTCACCTTCAGCCTTGCTCAAGCATGAGCTCGCATACTGTCTAGGCCAGACAGGCAACCCCGCTGCTGTCAAGCCTCTCCGACAGGTTCTGGCTGATTTGAAGGAGGACCCAATGTGCCGCCACGAAGCTGCCGAAGCCCTTGGAGCCTTAGGCTGGGCTGACAACCTAGACATCCTCCGCGAGTACCGAGACCGCAAAGAGGAGGACATAAGCATTATCGAGACATGCGAGATCGCTATCCAGCGCATCGAGTGGGAGAACTCAGAAGAGCGACGAAAGGAAAAGTTGCGCCCTAG TGATTTTGCCTCTATCGATCCTGCGCCCCCGATGCCCGAATCCGAACAGAAGGCCGAagtcgaggagcttggcCATAAGCTCATGGATACAAATCTGCCTCTATTCCTCCGTTACCGCGCCATGTTTGCTCTCCGAGATCTGGCATCACCTCCCGACCTGCCCACTGCTGTCCCCGCTGTTCTCGCTCTTGCTAAAGGATTGTCTGACTCCTCCGCACTCTTCCGACACGAGATCGCCTTTGTATTTGGCCAGCTTTCACACCCCGCTTCTATCCCAGCCCTGACTGAGGCGTTGAGTGACGTCAACGAGGCTAGCATGGTTCGACATGAAGCAGCCGAGGCACTTGGAAGTCTGGGCGAGGAGGAAGGTGTCGAGGCTACCCTAAGAAAGTTCCTTCATgacaaggaaaaggttgTTCGAGAGAGTTGCATTGTTGCGCTGGATATCGCTGAGTATGAGAAGGGTGGAGAGGCTGAGTATGCTTTGATCCCCGAGACTGCAGGAGTTTCTGTATGA
- a CDS encoding DNA-directed RNA polymerase I subunit RPA12: protein MAAIGTLVFCIDCGNLLPATKGTQRNVLHCECCGAENRDTGSKVTVTQTKPSDFPSFLRQKLQSSVQAVEKHNLQTDSTAHETCPKCGREEVKYTNVQLRGADEGSTVIYLCDCGNSWHENN, encoded by the exons ATGGCTGCGATCGGAACTCTCGTCTTTTGTATCGACTGCGGTAATCTATTGCCTGCAACAAAAGGGACCCAGCGAAATGTTTTGCATTGCGAATGCTGTGGTGCAGAGAATCGAG ATACTGGTTCCAAAGTTACCGTTACACAAACAAAACCCTCCGatttcccttctttcttGAGACAGAAGCTCCAGTCAAGTgtccaggctgttgagaagcacAATTTGCAAACTGATAGCACTGCTCACGAAACATGCCCCAAGTGCGGTCGTGAAGAGGTCAAGTATACCAACGTTCAATTGCGCGGTGCAGATGAAGGATCAACGGTCATCTACCTTTGCGATTGCGGCAACTC GTGGCATGAAAACAACTAG
- a CDS encoding cytosolic Fe-S cluster assembly factor NBP35 encodes MAPSLEAPEAVDDVLANPIKQKPQLVAPEPQNCVGPDSEQAGKADACAGCPNQAICASTPKGPDPDIPIISARLENVKHKILVLSGKGGVGKSTFTSLLAHAFATNPDSTVGIMDTDICGPSIPKMMGVEGETVHVSGTGWSPIWVMDNLSVMSIQFLLPNRDDAVIWRGPKKNGLIKQFLKDVEWGDLDFLLVDTPPGTSDEHLSVNSFLKESGIDGAVMVTTPQEVSLLDVRKEIDFCRKAGIRVLGLAENMSGFVCPKCSTESQIFKASTGGGRALAEEMGIPFLGSVPLDPRIRMACDYGESYFDSFPDSPACIAFQGVVKNVAMQLGLDTQEVLPDE; translated from the coding sequence ATGGCACCCTCTCTCGAGGCCCCAGAGGCTGTAGACGATGTCCTCGCCAATCCGATCAAGCAGAAGCCACAACTAGTTGCGCCAGAGCCCCAGAACTGTGTTGGCCCTGATTCAGAGCAAGCCGGTAAAGCGGATGCATGCGCCGGGTGTCCAAACCAGGCCATCTGCGCATCAACGCCCAAGGGACCAGACCCTGATATCCCTATCATCTCGGCGCGTCTGGAGAATGTCAAGCACAAAATCCTAGTACTGAGCGGAAAGGGCGGCGTCGGAAAGAGCACATTTACATCTCTATTGGCACACGCCTTCGCGACAAATCCAGACAGCACCGTGGGTATCATGGACACTGATATCTGTGGACCCAGTATTCCCAAGATGATGGGCGTGGAGGGCGAGACTGTGCATGTCAGTGGTACAGGTTGGTCACCCATCTGGGTCATGGACAACCTCTCGGTCATGAGTATTCAGTTTCTATTGCCCAACCGGGATGACGCTGTCATTTGGCGGGGTCCCAAGAAGAACGGTCTGATCAAGCAATTTCTCAAGGATGTGGAATGGGGTGACCTTGACTTTTTACTTGTCGACACACCACCAGGCACAAGCGATGAGCATCTGAGTGTAAACTCATTCCTGAAGGAGAGTGGGATCGATGGTGCTGTCATGGTCACCACACCACAGGAGGTATCACTTTTGGACGTGAGAAAAGAGATCGACTTCTGCCGCAAAGCCGGCATCAGGGTGTTAGGTCTTGCAGAGAACATGAGCGGCTTCGTCTGCCCCAAGTGTTCAACCGAAAGTCAGATCTTTAAAGCAAGCACAGGAGGAGGACGTGCgctggctgaagagatggGCATTCCCTTCTTGGGATCAGTGCCCTTGGACCCTAGAATCAGGATGGCATGTGATTACGGAGAGAGTTACTTCGACTCATTCCCAGATAGCCCCGCCTGCATTGCGTTTCAAGGAGTTGTGAAGAATGTTGCGATGCAGTTGGGATTGGACACCCAGGAAGTGCTGCCGGATGAGTAG